In Paenibacillus sp. G2S3, a single window of DNA contains:
- the spoVB gene encoding stage V sporulation protein B: protein MAMRKQSFIRGTFILTVSAFFTKGLGFLNGVLLARFLGAEGVGLLMIAHPLLPLFITLTELGLPVAISKLVSEAEVKQDEARVKRILRVSLSITGTLSIILTLVALFGSKWIASVFLADQRAYYAMVAITPIIPIIAMSAVLKGYFRGKQNMNPLAFSDIIENLAQIIVIIGVVNVLLPYGIAYAAAGAMAASVIGEGFGLLYLFSVFKWANRGKNKTSPPPTSSISPKGDSTLRDLLRIGLPMTGSGFIHSLYHAFLPLLITKSLVLFGVGVEMATKQFGLLAGYALPMLFLPSFFTQSLSTALIPAISEASVSNNSKLMHSRMDMAMRSALIVGFPCTIILYLWAVPLTTMIYHSPEAGELLRLIAPLFLLYYFGAPLQAILLGLGKASTVMWNHILTNIFEVITIFVLGSNIGIQGVAIGFGLGLMLLTVLNFLSVAGTIGFYFDFRIVFKVGAGGIVMTICGLTAHGILERMALGQFLELFGALFVSLITYAATLQVTHAWERAAKPPTITPVS, encoded by the coding sequence ATGGCGATGCGTAAACAAAGCTTTATTCGTGGAACGTTCATTTTAACCGTGTCGGCATTTTTTACAAAAGGGCTCGGATTTTTGAACGGAGTCTTGCTGGCACGTTTTTTGGGAGCCGAAGGGGTAGGGCTGCTCATGATTGCTCATCCACTGCTGCCCTTGTTTATTACGCTGACAGAGCTGGGGCTTCCTGTTGCGATTTCAAAGCTTGTGTCGGAAGCTGAGGTTAAGCAGGATGAAGCACGAGTGAAGCGTATTCTCAGAGTATCCTTAAGCATTACGGGTACGTTGAGTATTATACTAACTTTAGTGGCTCTATTTGGTTCTAAATGGATCGCATCGGTTTTTTTGGCCGATCAGAGGGCTTATTATGCTATGGTCGCTATTACGCCGATCATTCCAATTATTGCGATGTCAGCTGTATTGAAAGGTTATTTTCGAGGAAAACAGAACATGAATCCGCTGGCTTTTTCCGATATTATTGAGAATTTGGCGCAAATCATTGTCATTATCGGTGTCGTCAACGTTTTGCTGCCCTATGGGATTGCCTATGCAGCTGCTGGCGCTATGGCGGCTTCCGTGATCGGCGAAGGTTTTGGGTTGCTCTATCTGTTTTCTGTCTTCAAATGGGCAAATCGAGGAAAAAACAAAACTTCCCCACCGCCTACATCAAGTATTTCACCCAAAGGAGACAGTACGTTGAGAGATCTGCTGCGCATCGGCTTACCGATGACAGGCAGCGGTTTTATTCATTCCCTCTATCATGCGTTTCTCCCACTGCTGATTACGAAAAGTCTAGTCCTGTTTGGTGTAGGTGTTGAGATGGCGACTAAGCAATTCGGACTTCTGGCTGGATATGCTCTCCCAATGTTGTTTCTTCCCAGCTTCTTCACACAATCGTTGTCAACTGCATTAATACCGGCAATCAGCGAAGCAAGTGTGAGCAATAATAGCAAGCTTATGCATAGTCGGATGGATATGGCTATGCGATCCGCGCTTATTGTAGGTTTCCCATGTACAATCATCTTGTACTTATGGGCTGTACCATTAACGACTATGATCTATCATTCGCCAGAAGCGGGTGAGCTGCTAAGGCTGATTGCACCCTTGTTTTTACTTTATTATTTTGGAGCGCCACTGCAAGCGATTCTGCTTGGTTTGGGGAAAGCCTCAACCGTCATGTGGAACCATATTCTTACGAATATTTTTGAAGTGATTACGATCTTTGTTCTCGGTTCTAATATTGGAATCCAAGGGGTTGCTATAGGGTTCGGACTGGGACTCATGCTGCTGACAGTGCTGAATTTTTTATCTGTGGCAGGAACGATCGGATTTTATTTTGACTTTCGCATTGTATTCAAGGTGGGCGCGGGAGGAATTGTCATGACGATCTGCGGGTTGACGGCTCACGGTATTCTGGAACGAATGGCTCTGGGGCAGTTCCTTGAACTGTTCGGAGCGCTATTCGTTTCGTTGATCACCTACGCAGCAACATTGCAAGTTACCCATGCTTGGGAAAGAGCAGCGAAGCCTCCAACGATTACACCTGTTTCTTGA